A window from Aquabacterium sp. NJ1 encodes these proteins:
- the ychF gene encoding redox-regulated ATPase YchF, which produces MSLKCGIVGLPNVGKSTLFNALTKAGIAAENYPFCTIEPNVGVVEVPDPRLDKLAEIVQPERILPAIVEFVDIAGLVAGASKGEGLGNQFLSHIRETDAIVNVVRCFQDDNVIHVAGKVDPIADIEVIQTELCLADLGTVEKSLHRYTKAARSGNDKEAAALVKVLEKCQAALDQAKPVRSIDFSKEELAILKPLCLITAKPAMFVGNVSEDGFENNPFLDRLREYAAAQKGEVVAICAKTEAELAEMDDEDRAMFLAEMGQDEPGLNRLIRAAFKLLGLQTYFTAGVKEVRAWTIHVGDTAPQAAGVIHTDFEKGFIRAQTIAFDDFIQYKGEAGAKDAGKMRAEGKEYVVKDGDVLNFLFNV; this is translated from the coding sequence ATGAGCCTCAAGTGCGGCATCGTGGGTCTGCCCAACGTCGGCAAGTCCACCCTTTTCAACGCTTTGACCAAGGCCGGCATCGCGGCTGAAAACTATCCTTTCTGCACCATCGAACCCAATGTGGGCGTGGTGGAAGTGCCTGACCCCCGCCTGGACAAGCTGGCCGAAATCGTCCAGCCCGAGCGCATCCTGCCGGCCATCGTCGAGTTCGTGGACATCGCCGGCCTGGTGGCAGGCGCATCCAAGGGCGAAGGCCTGGGCAACCAGTTCCTCTCTCACATCCGCGAAACCGACGCCATCGTGAACGTGGTGCGTTGTTTCCAGGACGACAACGTGATCCACGTGGCCGGCAAGGTGGACCCGATCGCCGACATCGAGGTCATCCAGACCGAGTTGTGCCTGGCCGACCTGGGCACCGTGGAAAAGAGCCTGCACCGCTACACCAAGGCCGCCCGCTCGGGTAACGACAAGGAAGCGGCGGCCCTGGTCAAGGTGCTGGAGAAGTGCCAGGCTGCGCTGGACCAGGCCAAGCCTGTGCGCTCGATCGATTTCAGCAAGGAAGAGTTGGCCATCCTCAAGCCGCTGTGCCTGATCACGGCCAAGCCCGCGATGTTCGTGGGCAACGTCTCGGAAGACGGTTTCGAGAACAACCCCTTCCTGGATCGCCTGCGTGAATACGCCGCCGCGCAAAAGGGTGAGGTTGTGGCCATCTGCGCCAAGACCGAAGCCGAACTGGCTGAAATGGACGACGAAGACCGCGCCATGTTCCTGGCCGAAATGGGCCAGGACGAACCCGGACTGAACCGCCTGATCCGCGCCGCCTTCAAGCTGCTGGGCCTGCAGACCTACTTCACCGCTGGCGTGAAGGAAGTGCGTGCCTGGACCATCCACGTGGGCGACACGGCCCCGCAGGCCGCCGGCGTGATCCACACCGACTTCGAGAAGGGCTTCATCCGCGCCCAGACCATCGCTTTTGACGACTTCATCCAGTACAAGGGTGAAGCTGGCGCCAAGGACGCCGGCAAGATGCGTGCGGAAGGCAAGGAATACGTGGTCAAGGATGGCGACGTGCTGAACTTCCTGTTCAACGTCTGA
- a CDS encoding methyl-accepting chemotaxis protein, which produces MNMFSLMRGFTIRFRMYSAIAVVLFLMLLVGGIGLYGLIHNQAAGEEYRKASFSEVGELSDMREALGHIRTAEKDMLLMAGDASAVNKATQAWHDNIKRLRDLSAEMLEGEEDDDNVVVRKMLAQLDDYQKALEAEAGNLASGSLSGHDGLGKLGSAMALADQFDAHLDSIDKIMTKESAIADEEQRQTVTRTVVFFAGAVLLSILIVGPLTILNQICICRPLEEAQRIADAIAAGQLSNHADTGGADEPAQLLSALLRMQESLRAIVSDVRISADSISVASSEIASGNMDLSSRTENTASNLQQTANSMEHLTGTVRHSADSALQANELAQSAASAAHRGNSIVTEVVSNMDEIDSTSKRINDIISVIDGIAFQTNILALNAAVEAARAGEQGRGFAVVAGEVRSLAQRSATAAKEIKQLILASGAKVESGTRLVHDAGAAMEEIISSVQRVSDIIGEITSAATEQSTGIAQVNQSVSDLDQMTQQNAALVEQSAAAAASLKDQAMKLTQSMAVFKV; this is translated from the coding sequence ATGAACATGTTTTCCCTGATGCGCGGTTTCACCATTCGATTCCGCATGTACAGCGCCATCGCTGTGGTGCTCTTCCTCATGCTGCTGGTTGGCGGCATTGGCCTCTATGGCCTGATCCACAACCAGGCGGCAGGCGAGGAATACCGCAAGGCCTCCTTCTCGGAAGTGGGCGAGTTGTCGGACATGAGGGAAGCCCTGGGGCACATCCGCACCGCTGAAAAAGACATGCTGCTGATGGCGGGCGATGCCTCGGCCGTGAACAAGGCCACCCAGGCCTGGCATGACAACATCAAGCGCCTGCGCGACCTCTCCGCCGAGATGCTGGAGGGGGAAGAGGACGACGACAATGTGGTCGTGCGCAAGATGCTGGCGCAACTGGATGACTATCAGAAGGCCTTGGAAGCCGAGGCCGGCAACCTGGCCTCAGGCAGCCTCAGCGGCCATGATGGCCTGGGCAAACTGGGCTCGGCCATGGCCCTGGCGGACCAGTTTGACGCTCACCTCGACAGCATTGACAAGATCATGACAAAAGAGTCGGCGATCGCCGACGAAGAACAGCGCCAGACCGTCACCAGAACGGTGGTGTTCTTTGCCGGTGCCGTGCTGCTGTCCATCCTGATCGTCGGCCCCCTGACCATCCTCAACCAGATCTGCATCTGCCGCCCGCTGGAAGAGGCTCAGCGCATCGCGGACGCCATCGCGGCCGGCCAGTTGAGCAACCACGCCGACACCGGTGGCGCCGATGAACCGGCCCAGTTGCTTTCGGCCTTGCTGCGCATGCAGGAATCGCTGCGCGCCATCGTGTCGGACGTGCGCATCTCGGCGGACTCGATCTCGGTGGCCTCCAGCGAGATCGCCAGCGGCAACATGGACCTGTCGTCCCGGACGGAAAACACGGCATCCAACCTGCAGCAGACCGCCAACTCGATGGAACACCTCACCGGTACGGTGCGTCACAGCGCGGACTCGGCGCTGCAGGCCAATGAGCTGGCGCAGTCGGCTGCGAGCGCCGCCCACCGCGGCAACAGCATCGTGACAGAGGTCGTCTCCAACATGGACGAGATCGACAGCACCAGCAAGCGCATCAACGACATCATCAGCGTGATCGACGGCATTGCATTCCAGACCAACATCCTGGCGCTCAATGCCGCGGTGGAAGCGGCCCGCGCAGGCGAGCAAGGCCGTGGCTTTGCCGTGGTGGCGGGCGAGGTGCGCAGCCTGGCCCAGCGCAGCGCCACGGCGGCCAAGGAGATCAAGCAGTTGATCCTGGCCTCGGGCGCCAAGGTCGAATCCGGCACCCGCCTCGTCCACGATGCCGGCGCGGCCATGGAGGAGATCATCTCCAGCGTGCAGCGCGTGTCGGACATCATTGGCGAGATCACGTCCGCCGCCACCGAACAGAGCACAGGCATCGCCCAGGTCAACCAGTCCGTGTCGGATCTGGACCAGATGACCCAGCAAAATGCCGCACTGGTCGAGCAATCGGCTGCGGCTGCCGCGAGCCTGAAGGACCAGGCGATGAAGCTGACACAATCGATGGCCGTCTTCAAGGTCTGA
- a CDS encoding chemotaxis protein CheW, with product MRNSVNRQVRHVPAGREYLTFRLGTEEYGIDILKVQEIRSYEPPTKIANAPAYLKGVVNLRGVIVPIVDLRVKFNCYNEDGQTEINSFTVVIVLNVKGRVVGAVVDSVSDVMQLSEQAIQPAPEMSNSVVDTTYITGIANVSDRLLILMDIESLMGSAEMGLINSLSS from the coding sequence ATGCGCAACAGCGTCAACCGCCAGGTGCGCCACGTGCCCGCCGGCCGTGAATACCTCACGTTCCGCCTGGGTACCGAGGAATACGGCATCGACATCCTGAAGGTGCAGGAAATCCGCTCGTACGAGCCGCCCACCAAGATTGCCAACGCCCCCGCCTACCTCAAGGGCGTGGTGAACCTGCGCGGCGTGATCGTGCCCATCGTCGACCTGCGCGTGAAGTTCAACTGCTACAACGAAGACGGTCAGACTGAGATCAACAGTTTCACCGTGGTGATCGTGCTCAACGTCAAGGGCCGCGTGGTCGGTGCCGTGGTGGACTCGGTGAGCGACGTGATGCAGCTGTCGGAGCAGGCCATCCAGCCCGCGCCGGAAATGAGCAACTCGGTGGTGGACACGACCTACATCACCGGCATCGCCAACGTGAGCGACCGCCTGCTGATCCTGATGGACATCGAATCCCTGATGGGCAGTGCCGAGATGGGGCTGATCAACAGCCTGTCGTCGTAA
- a CDS encoding ABC transporter permease, producing MNVSSSSMTVPAWRWALLQTRRDLRASSMRFLLLAVVLAVAALTAVGFFADRIERGLTRDAAQLLAGDAVVVADQPIPASLKADAAAKGLRVAETAVFASMARAPDELGGEARLVALKAVSPNYPLRGQMTLGSMGADGIVHPGDKAPAGGPPTGQAWVEPGLLLALNLKVGDELWLGEARFRIGAVIVSEPERGGGFVAFSPRVMIREADLPRTQLVQPASRITYRLQVAGPSRKGDADTTRLARQPGDGSQQVQQFVEAARKVSQTQRGLKVETLDNGRPEMRATLDRAGLFLRLVALLAALLSAVAVAMVSRDFAQRRLDDCALLRVLGVPQHVMAWSYGFQFALVGLLASALGLLLGWLFHLVFVALLSDLVGVSLPAAGWQPIALGLSVGVLLTLGFGLPPVLQLAQVPPLRVLRRELGQLRPMSSAVGALGGGAMLALLMLVARDAKMGGIALGGFVGAVLVFALLGMVAVAALRVLADRLVGRMPTWWTLGTRQLTAQPVQTVVQVCALSVGLLALMLLILIRTDLVASWRNATPPDAPDRFVINIQPDQVEAFQADLRQAGVKQFDWYPMVRGRLVAINGKPVRMQDYAEERAQRLVDREFNLSFAAQSPAYNPVVSGRYVKDEADAFSVEEGLAKTLGLKLGDRLRFDMAGVMQEGRITSLRKVDWSSMRVNFFVMAPKADMPQWPVTYITAFKMPPQARLDRTLVQRYPNVTVIDVSATLAQIQSVLGQVITAVEFLFVFTLATGLIVLMAGLMTSRERRAREWAVLRSMGATQRLLGTVQNVELLSLGALAGAMSAAAALAIGWGLATKVFEFQWQAPLWWPLFGALIGALLAWSAGWWSLRGVVNRPVALTLRQAE from the coding sequence ATGAACGTGTCGTCCAGCAGCATGACCGTCCCCGCCTGGCGTTGGGCCCTGCTTCAAACCCGGCGCGACCTGCGCGCCAGCAGCATGCGCTTTTTGCTGCTCGCGGTGGTGCTGGCCGTCGCCGCCCTGACCGCGGTTGGTTTTTTTGCCGATCGCATCGAACGCGGCCTGACCCGTGATGCCGCCCAACTGCTGGCGGGGGACGCCGTCGTGGTGGCCGATCAGCCCATCCCGGCGTCGCTGAAAGCAGACGCCGCGGCCAAAGGCCTGCGTGTGGCTGAAACCGCGGTGTTTGCCAGCATGGCCCGCGCACCCGATGAACTGGGCGGGGAGGCTCGCCTGGTGGCCTTGAAGGCCGTCTCACCCAACTACCCCCTGCGTGGCCAGATGACGCTGGGCAGCATGGGCGCCGATGGCATCGTTCACCCGGGAGACAAAGCGCCCGCAGGTGGCCCGCCGACTGGGCAAGCCTGGGTCGAGCCAGGTTTGTTGCTGGCCCTCAACCTCAAAGTGGGCGACGAGCTCTGGCTGGGGGAGGCCCGGTTTCGCATCGGCGCCGTGATCGTCAGCGAGCCGGAACGGGGCGGCGGCTTTGTGGCCTTCTCGCCGCGGGTCATGATCCGCGAGGCCGATCTGCCCCGCACGCAACTGGTCCAGCCCGCCAGCCGCATCACCTACCGCCTGCAGGTCGCGGGCCCGTCACGCAAGGGTGATGCCGACACCACCCGCTTGGCGCGCCAGCCTGGGGATGGCAGCCAGCAGGTGCAGCAATTCGTCGAAGCCGCCCGCAAGGTGTCACAAACCCAGCGGGGCCTGAAGGTGGAGACACTGGACAACGGACGCCCCGAGATGCGCGCCACGCTGGACCGCGCCGGCCTCTTCCTGCGCCTGGTGGCCTTGCTCGCGGCCTTGCTGTCTGCCGTGGCGGTCGCCATGGTGTCGCGCGACTTCGCCCAGCGCCGCCTGGACGATTGCGCCTTGTTGCGCGTGCTGGGCGTGCCTCAACACGTGATGGCCTGGTCTTACGGCTTCCAGTTTGCCCTGGTGGGCCTGCTGGCCAGCGCGCTGGGCTTGCTGCTGGGCTGGTTGTTCCACCTGGTGTTCGTGGCCCTTTTGTCCGACCTGGTTGGCGTATCCCTGCCGGCAGCGGGCTGGCAGCCCATCGCGCTGGGCTTGTCTGTCGGCGTGTTGCTGACGCTGGGGTTTGGCCTGCCGCCGGTGCTGCAACTGGCACAGGTGCCGCCATTGCGCGTGTTGCGCCGCGAGCTGGGCCAGCTGCGGCCGATGTCGAGCGCCGTGGGGGCCCTGGGCGGCGGCGCCATGCTGGCCTTGCTGATGCTGGTGGCGCGGGACGCCAAGATGGGCGGCATCGCCTTGGGCGGCTTTGTCGGGGCCGTCCTGGTTTTTGCCTTGCTGGGCATGGTCGCCGTGGCTGCGTTGCGCGTGCTGGCAGACCGCCTGGTCGGCCGGATGCCCACCTGGTGGACCCTGGGCACCCGCCAGCTCACGGCCCAGCCTGTCCAGACGGTGGTGCAGGTCTGCGCCCTGAGCGTGGGCTTGCTGGCCCTGATGCTGCTGATCCTGATCCGCACGGACCTGGTGGCCAGCTGGCGCAACGCCACGCCGCCTGATGCACCGGACCGTTTCGTGATCAACATCCAGCCTGACCAGGTCGAGGCCTTTCAGGCGGATCTGCGGCAAGCCGGCGTGAAGCAGTTTGACTGGTACCCCATGGTGCGAGGCCGCCTGGTGGCCATCAACGGCAAGCCCGTGCGCATGCAGGACTACGCAGAAGAGCGCGCGCAACGCCTGGTGGACCGCGAGTTCAACCTGAGCTTCGCGGCGCAGTCGCCCGCGTACAACCCGGTGGTGTCCGGGCGCTACGTGAAGGATGAAGCCGATGCCTTCAGCGTGGAAGAGGGGTTGGCCAAGACCCTGGGCCTCAAGCTGGGTGACCGCTTGCGTTTCGACATGGCCGGCGTGATGCAGGAGGGCCGCATCACCAGCCTGCGCAAGGTGGACTGGTCATCCATGCGTGTCAACTTCTTCGTGATGGCGCCCAAGGCGGACATGCCCCAGTGGCCGGTCACCTACATCACCGCCTTCAAGATGCCGCCTCAAGCCAGGCTGGACCGCACCCTGGTGCAGCGTTATCCCAATGTCACGGTCATTGATGTATCGGCCACGCTGGCCCAGATCCAGAGCGTGCTGGGCCAGGTGATCACGGCGGTGGAGTTCCTGTTCGTGTTCACCCTGGCCACCGGCCTGATCGTGCTCATGGCGGGCTTGATGACCTCGCGTGAGCGGCGGGCCCGCGAGTGGGCCGTGCTGCGGTCCATGGGGGCCACGCAGCGCTTGCTGGGCACCGTGCAGAACGTGGAGTTGCTGAGCCTGGGGGCGCTGGCTGGCGCCATGTCGGCGGCCGCTGCGCTGGCCATAGGCTGGGGCCTGGCCACCAAGGTGTTCGAGTTCCAATGGCAAGCGCCCCTGTGGTGGCCCTTGTTCGGGGCCCTCATCGGGGCGCTGCTGGCCTGGTCGGCCGGGTGGTGGAGCCTGCGCGGTGTGGTCAACAGGCCGGTGGCCCTGACCTTGCGGCAGGCTGAATGA
- a CDS encoding YoaK family protein: protein MPVDYLRTLTAPERTRRTNLHLGLSLAFVAGATNAGGFLAVKEYTSHMTGVVSSMADDLALGRMDLVLDWFTSLLAFLLGAATSAILINWARRRASRHEYALPLLIEATLLLAFGVLGAMHHYIGSSMGITVALLCFVMGLQNAMITKVSNAEIRTTHVTGLVTDIGIELGKMLYWNASVEGEAQPVVRANKERLFVHLGLVLSFFVGGVIGALGFKHVGYVSTVPLAIVLALLASAQFLPMRR from the coding sequence ATGCCCGTTGATTACCTCAGGACGCTCACTGCCCCGGAGCGCACCCGCCGAACCAATCTGCACCTGGGGCTGTCACTGGCTTTCGTGGCCGGCGCCACCAACGCGGGTGGCTTTCTGGCGGTCAAGGAGTACACCTCGCACATGACCGGGGTGGTGTCCAGCATGGCCGATGACCTGGCCCTGGGCCGCATGGACCTGGTGCTGGACTGGTTCACCTCCCTGCTGGCCTTCCTGTTGGGGGCGGCGACCTCGGCCATCCTGATCAACTGGGCTCGTCGACGGGCCTCGCGACATGAATACGCCCTGCCCTTGCTGATCGAGGCGACCCTGCTGCTGGCCTTCGGCGTGCTGGGCGCCATGCACCATTACATCGGCTCGTCCATGGGCATCACGGTGGCGCTGCTGTGCTTCGTGATGGGCTTGCAGAACGCCATGATCACCAAGGTGTCCAACGCGGAGATCCGCACCACGCACGTGACAGGCCTCGTGACCGACATCGGGATCGAGCTGGGCAAAATGCTGTACTGGAACGCCAGCGTGGAAGGGGAAGCCCAGCCCGTGGTGCGTGCCAACAAGGAGCGCCTGTTCGTGCACCTGGGGCTGGTGCTGTCCTTCTTTGTGGGCGGCGTGATCGGCGCGCTGGGCTTCAAGCATGTGGGTTATGTGTCCACCGTGCCCTTGGCCATCGTGCTGGCATTGCTGGCCTCCGCGCAGTTCCTGCCCATGCGTCGCTAG
- a CDS encoding dioxygenase: MSTPAPLPTLFLSHGSPMIAIEPGEAGLFMQRLGPAIDRIWGRPRAIVIMSPHTATRTPFVLGAAHHDTIHDFGGFPEALDDIYYDAPGEPALAQQVAHLLADAGLLAQFTPQGGLDHGIWTTLMHLYPQVDVPVVPVSLTPQSKPAELLAMGRLLHSLTTQGVLVIGSGSLTHNLHRFFRHPTPVDAPEESDCAAFRAWVQARTDSADWPALLDYRAQAPFAVEMHPTDEHWLPFYFAAGASTQGEAMPALGKRLHASVTHGHLAMDAYGFGAGAALLADALALG, from the coding sequence ATGAGCACGCCAGCCCCCCTCCCCACCCTGTTCCTGTCACATGGTTCGCCCATGATCGCGATCGAGCCTGGCGAGGCCGGCTTGTTCATGCAGCGCCTGGGCCCGGCCATTGACCGCATCTGGGGCCGGCCGCGCGCCATCGTGATCATGTCGCCGCACACGGCCACGCGCACGCCCTTTGTGCTGGGCGCGGCGCACCATGACACCATCCATGACTTCGGCGGCTTCCCCGAGGCCCTGGACGACATCTACTACGACGCGCCCGGCGAGCCCGCGCTGGCACAGCAGGTCGCCCATCTGCTGGCCGATGCGGGGCTGCTGGCGCAGTTCACGCCACAAGGCGGGCTGGACCATGGCATCTGGACGACGCTGATGCACTTGTACCCACAGGTGGACGTGCCCGTGGTGCCGGTATCGCTGACGCCACAAAGCAAGCCTGCCGAGTTGCTGGCCATGGGCCGGCTGCTGCACAGCCTGACGACGCAGGGTGTGCTGGTGATCGGCTCAGGCAGCCTCACGCACAACCTGCACCGCTTCTTCAGGCACCCCACCCCGGTTGACGCGCCCGAGGAAAGTGACTGCGCGGCCTTCCGGGCCTGGGTGCAGGCGCGTACCGATTCGGCCGATTGGCCAGCCCTGCTGGACTACCGCGCCCAGGCGCCTTTTGCCGTCGAGATGCACCCGACGGACGAGCACTGGCTGCCGTTCTACTTTGCTGCCGGGGCCTCTACCCAGGGCGAGGCCATGCCGGCCTTGGGCAAGCGCCTGCATGCCAGCGTCACACACGGGCATCTGGCGATGGATGCGTATGGCTTTGGCGCGGGCGCGGCCTTGCTGGCCGATGCGCTGGCGCTGGGCTGA
- a CDS encoding adenosine deaminase translates to MTPTRFAISRDKLPALVQAMPKAELHMHIEGSLEPELIFALAQRNGVALSYPSVEALRAAYAFTDLQSFLDIYYAGASVLLKEQDFHDMAWAYLLKAKADNVVHTEMFFDPQTHTDRGVPFEVVIKGLKSACDRAKTELGVSASLIMCFLRHLSEEAAFKTLEEALPFRQHFIGVGLDSSERGHPPEKFARVFAKCKELGLHLVAHAGEEGPPAYIISALDVLNVERIDHGVRCVEDPALVQRLARQGTALTVCPLSNIKLCVFKKMEDHNLKTLLQHGLKATVNSDDPAYFGGYMNQNFLATFADLDLDADDAYTLARNSFEASFVDAQTKAGWIAQLDATFARFA, encoded by the coding sequence ATGACCCCAACCCGTTTTGCCATCTCCCGGGACAAGCTGCCTGCACTTGTGCAGGCCATGCCCAAGGCCGAGCTGCACATGCACATCGAGGGCTCGCTGGAGCCTGAGTTGATCTTTGCCCTGGCCCAGCGCAATGGTGTGGCCTTGAGCTACCCCAGCGTCGAGGCCCTGCGTGCGGCGTATGCGTTCACCGATCTCCAGAGCTTCCTGGACATCTACTACGCGGGCGCCTCGGTGCTGCTCAAGGAGCAGGACTTCCACGACATGGCCTGGGCCTATCTGCTCAAGGCCAAGGCCGACAACGTGGTGCACACGGAGATGTTCTTCGACCCGCAGACGCACACCGACCGCGGTGTGCCCTTCGAGGTGGTGATCAAGGGCCTGAAAAGTGCCTGCGACAGGGCCAAGACGGAGTTGGGTGTCAGCGCTTCCTTGATCATGTGCTTCCTGCGGCATCTGTCTGAAGAAGCCGCGTTCAAGACGCTGGAAGAGGCTTTGCCCTTCCGGCAACATTTCATCGGTGTGGGGTTGGATTCGAGCGAGCGCGGCCACCCGCCCGAGAAGTTTGCCCGTGTCTTTGCCAAGTGCAAGGAACTGGGCCTGCACCTTGTGGCCCACGCGGGCGAAGAAGGCCCGCCCGCCTACATCATCAGCGCTTTGGATGTGCTGAACGTGGAGCGCATCGACCACGGTGTGCGTTGTGTGGAAGACCCGGCCCTGGTGCAGCGCCTGGCCAGGCAGGGCACGGCCTTGACGGTGTGCCCGCTGTCCAATATCAAGCTGTGCGTGTTCAAGAAGATGGAGGATCACAACCTCAAGACCTTGCTGCAGCACGGCCTGAAGGCCACGGTCAACTCGGACGACCCGGCTTACTTCGGTGGCTACATGAACCAGAACTTCCTGGCCACCTTTGCGGACCTGGATCTGGATGCGGACGACGCCTACACGCTGGCGCGCAACAGCTTCGAGGCCAGCTTCGTGGATGCGCAGACCAAGGCAGGCTGGATTGCCCAGCTGGACGCCACGTTCGCGCGCTTCGCCTGA
- a CDS encoding BMP family ABC transporter substrate-binding protein translates to MSKRSLLKLAGLATLAASAGLVGCGKKESAAPEAASGATAASAAAAPAGPLKIAFAYVGPVGDAGWTYAHNAGRLAIEKEFGDKVKTTFVEKVPEGPEAERVIRDLVGQGNTLVFGTTFGYMEPMLKVAADNPNVKFEHATGYKTAPNMRTYDSRTYEGAYMAGVIAGGMSKSGVLGVVGSIPIPEVIRNINAFTLGAQSVNPKVKTKVVWVNAWFDPPKETEGAQSLINQGADVLFQNTDSPAVLQTAEKAGKYAFGWDSDMTQFGPKAHLASSVINWGPYYIKATNDVLNGTWQTGGVWWGVKEGAIDIVAISDKVPADLKAKVDTVKAGLKDGSFVIWKGPILGQDGKEVLAKDAVADDKFLGGINFYVKGVDGVVPSSK, encoded by the coding sequence ATGTCCAAGCGTTCTTTGTTGAAGTTGGCGGGCCTGGCCACGCTGGCCGCCTCGGCGGGCCTGGTGGGCTGCGGCAAGAAAGAGTCCGCGGCGCCTGAGGCTGCTTCTGGTGCGACGGCCGCCTCTGCCGCCGCCGCGCCTGCGGGCCCTCTGAAGATCGCCTTCGCCTATGTCGGCCCCGTGGGTGACGCGGGCTGGACTTACGCCCACAACGCAGGCCGCCTGGCAATCGAGAAAGAATTCGGTGACAAGGTCAAGACCACCTTCGTGGAGAAGGTGCCCGAAGGCCCCGAGGCCGAACGCGTGATCCGCGACCTGGTGGGCCAGGGCAACACGCTGGTCTTCGGCACCACCTTCGGCTACATGGAGCCCATGCTCAAGGTCGCAGCCGACAACCCGAACGTGAAGTTCGAGCACGCCACCGGCTACAAGACCGCGCCCAATATGCGCACCTACGATTCACGCACGTACGAAGGCGCTTACATGGCCGGCGTGATCGCTGGCGGCATGAGCAAGTCTGGCGTGCTGGGTGTCGTGGGTTCGATTCCTATCCCCGAGGTGATCCGCAACATCAACGCGTTCACCCTGGGCGCGCAAAGCGTCAACCCCAAGGTCAAGACCAAGGTCGTGTGGGTGAACGCCTGGTTTGATCCACCCAAGGAGACCGAAGGCGCGCAGAGCCTGATCAACCAGGGCGCCGACGTGCTGTTCCAGAACACCGATTCGCCCGCCGTGCTGCAGACCGCCGAGAAGGCCGGCAAGTACGCCTTCGGCTGGGATTCGGACATGACCCAGTTCGGCCCCAAGGCCCACCTGGCATCCAGCGTGATCAACTGGGGGCCGTACTACATCAAGGCTACGAACGATGTCCTGAATGGCACCTGGCAGACCGGTGGCGTGTGGTGGGGTGTGAAGGAAGGCGCGATCGACATCGTGGCCATTTCCGACAAGGTGCCTGCTGACCTGAAAGCCAAGGTCGATACCGTCAAGGCCGGCCTCAAGGATGGCAGCTTCGTGATCTGGAAGGGCCCCATCCTGGGTCAGGACGGCAAGGAAGTGTTGGCCAAGGACGCCGTGGCGGACGACAAGTTCCTCGGCGGCATCAACTTCTACGTCAAGGGCGTGGATGGCGTCGTGCCCTCCAGCAAGTAA
- a CDS encoding ABC transporter permease: MTGLTADSLALLIAATLNAGTVVALAALGLLINERAGVLNLGAEGMMLVAAIAGYATGVQTGSDTLGFMAGALAGAAMAAMFGVLVIWLNTNQYASGLALSLFGAGLSAFAGIQYTQQRLPERAHFDIPFLADLPFVGPALFRHHPFVYLAVALTIGLSWFLMKSRPGLVLRAVGESPESAHALGYPVRRIRLLAVMAGGALCGLAGAYISLVYTPLWVEGMVAGKGWIALALTTFATWRPARVLLGAYLFGGVTMLQFQLQGQGVQIASQWLTMLPYLSTIVVLVLISRNPTWIRINMPASLGKPFHPGA; this comes from the coding sequence ATGACCGGACTGACCGCTGACTCCCTGGCCTTGCTGATCGCGGCCACGCTCAATGCCGGCACGGTGGTGGCGCTGGCCGCGCTGGGCCTGCTCATCAACGAGCGCGCTGGCGTGCTCAACCTGGGTGCCGAGGGCATGATGCTGGTGGCCGCCATTGCCGGCTACGCCACCGGCGTGCAGACCGGCAGCGACACGCTGGGCTTCATGGCAGGCGCATTGGCTGGTGCCGCCATGGCCGCCATGTTCGGTGTGCTGGTCATCTGGCTCAACACCAACCAGTACGCCAGCGGGCTGGCGCTCAGCCTGTTCGGGGCGGGCCTGAGTGCGTTCGCCGGCATCCAGTACACCCAGCAGCGCCTGCCCGAGCGTGCGCACTTCGACATTCCCTTCCTGGCTGATCTGCCCTTTGTGGGGCCAGCCCTGTTCCGCCACCACCCCTTCGTGTACCTCGCCGTGGCACTCACCATCGGCTTGAGCTGGTTCCTCATGAAGTCGCGCCCGGGCCTGGTGCTGCGCGCCGTGGGTGAGTCACCCGAGTCCGCGCACGCGCTGGGTTACCCGGTACGCCGCATCCGCTTGCTGGCGGTGATGGCCGGTGGCGCCCTGTGTGGCCTGGCAGGGGCCTACATCTCGCTGGTCTACACGCCCTTGTGGGTCGAGGGCATGGTGGCGGGCAAGGGCTGGATCGCACTGGCACTCACCACCTTTGCCACCTGGCGGCCTGCGCGCGTGCTGCTGGGTGCCTACCTGTTTGGCGGGGTCACCATGCTGCAGTTCCAATTGCAAGGGCAGGGCGTTCAAATAGCCAGCCAATGGTTGACGATGTTGCCCTATCTGTCGACCATCGTGGTCCTCGTCCTGATCTCGCGCAATCCGACGTGGATTCGCATCAACATGCCCGCTTCCTTGGGCAAGCCCTTCCATCCGGGCGCCTGA